The nucleotide window TGACTCCCATCGCATACGACAGCGATCTTGTCTGGATGAATTGTGGCTTGTTTGGCAAATAGGGAATAAAACATATCAATCTCTCTAGGCGGTAGGGCCGACTAATTCGCGTGGAAGCGAGACAGTTAGTGACGATTGGAGGGAGTGAACCGAGTTCGTCAGATTGGCGAGGATTTCTGTTGAACCAATGCGCATGTTGGTTTCATACTGCAACAGTCGAACCACTTTTTGCGCGGCTGCTTCTGCGCTGACGATTCCACCTTCAATCCAGCCAACGTGGTCAGTAAACAGATCAGAACAAACATGAATGTTGGGTGCGTATGACCAAGTATCACCAGGTAACAAGTTAAGCCCACCTTCCCAGAAACAGATACCACGCTCCCAAAACCGCCATTCTTGTTTGATTGGTTGTGGTAGTCGTCCACCGAACACGTCAAACGGGACCGCGTGACGAATGGTGTCTTCGAACTTCGCCAGCGTATTACTGTGATTTGTGATCAGCGCTTTAAGGTTAAGTGCATTCTCGCCATCTGCGTAGATCAACAAATAGGGGGCATCCCTGGGGAAATAGATTTTGCGGAACGGCGATGGGTTTGTGAAACATTGCCCAGCAATGTTCGTCGATTTCCACCACGGGGATTCGTATTCCACATAACCTTTTACCAATGGGACGGTAACTATGTTTTCGGTGATGGCTTTGCTCAAATTGCAGCCATCTATTTGAAGAAAGTCATGGACAGTGCTGGCATGAATGACATGCCGGGTATCCACGGTTTTGTTACCTGCCAGTGTGTCAAAATGCAGGCGGAGCTTTCGAGTCGGCGTATCTGGTAATGGCTGGATGGCGCGTAAGGTATGGTGGTAATCGATTGAACAA belongs to Chitinivorax sp. B and includes:
- a CDS encoding FAD-dependent oxidoreductase; the protein is MNKSDLQCDIAIVGGGITGLCAAYRIHELLPEHSIRVFERNSIAGGRIFSAPLSTHPEQVDLGAGRYNVRQHTRLHKLIEDLGIRCVPFDYDIAPFQNGLFDHTKAQLREICNGLRLFFESCAPEEQERWSFWEGANRHLGSIQSNFIITASGYDSLRNPKLPFKHGIDILFNHPETGSLARANSGEWMTPLEGFQSVPNRLASKLSRSCSIDYHHTLRAIQPLPDTPTRKLRLHFDTLAGNKTVDTRHVIHASTVHDFLQIDGCNLSKAITENIVTVPLVKGYVEYESPWWKSTNIAGQCFTNPSPFRKIYFPRDAPYLLIYADGENALNLKALITNHSNTLAKFEDTIRHAVPFDVFGGRLPQPIKQEWRFWERGICFWEGGLNLLPGDTWSYAPNIHVCSDLFTDHVGWIEGGIVSAEAAAQKVVRLLQYETNMRIGSTEILANLTNSVHSLQSSLTVSLPRELVGPTA